The genomic region ATAATAAATCATTAAATAATGATTACAAGATATATTTTCCAAAGGATTAAAGAATAGCGCTACCTTTGAAAACGGTATATCTGGTAAAATAAATATTAGGGGGAAATAAGAATGAGTACAAAAGCAAGAGTACAAAAATTAGGTAACTTTTTATCAAGTATGGTGCTTCCAAACATAGCTGCTTTTATTGCATGGGGAATTATTACTGCTTTATTTATACCAACAGGTTGGACACCAAATGAATCTTTAGCAACTTTAGTTGGCCCAATGTTATCATATCTATTACCAATATTAATCGGTTTCCAAGGTGGTAAACTTGTATATGGAGATAGAGGAGGAGTAGTTGGAGCTATCGCTACTGCCGGTGTTGTTATAGGAGCATCAATCCCAATGTTCATTGGAGCAATGGCAATGGGACCATTAGGTGGATGGTTAATTAAGAAATTCGATGAAATCGTAGATGGAAAAATTCCTACAGGCTTTGAAATGTTAGTTAACAACTTCTCAGCAGGTATTTTAGGTGGAATATTAGCAATTTTCTCTTTCAAAGTAATTGAACCACTTGTTAGTGCATTCTCAAATACATTAAGCAACATAGCTACTACTATTACTGACATGGGAATATTACCAGTTATATCACTTGCTATTGAACCAGGTAAGATATTATTCTTAAATAATGCTATTAACCACGGTATATTAACTCCACTTGGATTAGAGCAAGCAGAAACATTAGGAAAATCTGTATTCTTCTTACTAGAAGCTAACCCAGGTCCAGGATTAGGAATACTTTTAGCATATTGCTTATTCGGTAAAGGTAATGCAAAACAATCTGCACCAGGAGCTGTTATCATTCATGCTTTAGGTGGTATCCATGAAATCTACTTCCCATACATCTTAATGAAGCCAGCTTTATTAATAGCTGTAATTGCAGCAGGTATGGCAGGTAACTTAACATTCTTATTACTTGATGCAGGTCTAGTAGCTGCAGCTTCACCAGGAAGTATCATTGCAGTATTAGGTATGACACCAAGAGGAAGCCACTTAGGAGTTATCGCTGGTATGGCAGTAGCAACTGCAGTATCATTCTTAATAGCATCTGTAATTCTTAAGGGAAGCAAGGGTGAAGAAAACTTAGAAGACGCTCAAAGCAAAGTTAAAGGCATGAAAGCTGAAAGCAAAGGAAACATAGCTCCAAAAGCTACTGTTGAAAAGATAGATGCAAGTGACATTAACTTAATAGTATTCGCTTGTGATGCAGGTATGGGATCTTCTGCAATGGGAGAATCAATACTTAAAAAGAAAATTAAAGAAGCTGGACTTTCAATACCAGTAAAACACAGCCCAGTAAGTTCAATTCCAAAAGATGCTGACGTAGTATTTACACAAGAAAACTTAGTAGCTAGAGCTAAGGATTCAGCACCGCATGCTAGAATAATTACAGTTAAGAACTTCCTTGATAACGCAAGTTATGATAGTTTTATAAATGAACTTAAGGAAGGTTCAGGGGCAAGAAACTAATAAACAAGAAGCTAATTAAATTTAAATTAAATATAAATGAAGCTAGGTGATTATATGAATAAATTAACTCCTAGGCAGCAATTTATATTAAATTCATTATTAAACGAAGGTTCTTTAGAAATAAAGAACCTTCAAAATGAGTTTAGTATTGGGGATAAAACAATATATAGAGAAGTTACTGCAATTAATAGCTATTTAAATAAACATAAAGTAAATGTTTATAATTTTAACAACTCAAATTTGGTTATTTCAGGTAAAAAGGATGATATTAATAAACTGAAAAAATCAATTGAGAAAATTCCTATACAATGGGTGTTAAATAAGCATCAAAGGCAGTTAATGATTCTAACGGAATTGTTATTATCTAAAGAGCCTATTAAAGCTGCATATTTTAAAAATAAATATAATGTTGCTATGGCAAGTATCAGCTTTGATATAGATGCTATAGAGGAATGGCTATTA from Clostridium isatidis harbors:
- a CDS encoding PTS mannitol transporter subunit IICB gives rise to the protein MSTKARVQKLGNFLSSMVLPNIAAFIAWGIITALFIPTGWTPNESLATLVGPMLSYLLPILIGFQGGKLVYGDRGGVVGAIATAGVVIGASIPMFIGAMAMGPLGGWLIKKFDEIVDGKIPTGFEMLVNNFSAGILGGILAIFSFKVIEPLVSAFSNTLSNIATTITDMGILPVISLAIEPGKILFLNNAINHGILTPLGLEQAETLGKSVFFLLEANPGPGLGILLAYCLFGKGNAKQSAPGAVIIHALGGIHEIYFPYILMKPALLIAVIAAGMAGNLTFLLLDAGLVAAASPGSIIAVLGMTPRGSHLGVIAGMAVATAVSFLIASVILKGSKGEENLEDAQSKVKGMKAESKGNIAPKATVEKIDASDINLIVFACDAGMGSSAMGESILKKKIKEAGLSIPVKHSPVSSIPKDADVVFTQENLVARAKDSAPHARIITVKNFLDNASYDSFINELKEGSGARN